A window from Hemicordylus capensis ecotype Gifberg chromosome 2, rHemCap1.1.pri, whole genome shotgun sequence encodes these proteins:
- the HSPB3 gene encoding heat shock protein beta-3 — protein sequence MEGIVIRHWVETPTRYQEHFADQDLEACRLNHLLYALPGPAIAAQTKNIHTAKTTAESEQNSTDAALSKFQVLLDVVQFRPEDVIIQTFEGWLLIKAQHGPRMDEHGFITRSFTRQYRLPDGIETKDLTALFCHDGILVIETKTFGKK from the coding sequence ATGGAAGGAATAGTTATACGTCATTGGGTGGAAACTCCAACACGTTATCAGGAGCATTTTGCTGATCAAGATTTGGAAGCATGCAGGTTAAATCACCTTCTGTATGCTTTGCCAGGACCAGCCATCGCTGCTCAGACAAAGAACATACACACAGCCAAGACTACAGCTGAATCAGAGCAGAACAGCACAGATGCAGCACTGTCCAAATTCCAGGTATTACTAGATGTTGTGCAGTTCCGTCCTGAAGATGTTATCATTCAAACCTTTGAAGGCTGGCTCCTGATCAAAGCTCAGCATGGACCCAGGATGGATGAACATGGCTTTATAACTAGAAGCTTTACTAGACAATACAGGTTGCCAGACGGAATTGAAACAAAAGATCTGACTGCTCTCTTCTGCCATGATGGCATTCTGGTTATTGAAACCAAGACCTTTGGCAAGAAATGA